Genomic DNA from Choristoneura fumiferana chromosome 16, NRCan_CFum_1, whole genome shotgun sequence:
CCTAtcagaatgagagtgcttggaccgcagttcccacgcaggccatTTAATCTCGGCCTTCTTTGGCATACCAACTGGACGGCAGAGGATGGAAATTCCCGTCGACTATAGCAAGATTTGACCTAAGCCAACATATAAAGAAATATATATCCAGTGCCAGATCCATGTTGGCTTGCGTGCTTTACTTCCTCACTGCGGGTAGGTTTTAAGAAAGAAATCACTAAAAGAGCAACGTAAAGAACTCAGATGCTAAGGGGTAAGGGTTTAAAGAGagttaaggtgattttccaccggcgaagagagacgagacgagacgagaattgaaatttgtatggcggctcgcggcgggcgcgcgataatgcatacaaatttcaattctcgtctcacctcgtctcgtctcgcctcgccggtggaaattCACCATTATGCCTCAACCCCCACGGATCTGTATCGTACCATGCTATGCCAGACACCGCATCATATCGTGACCGTAGTAGCAACGTGTCATAAGCTTCCTAATGGTGATTTTCTGCCGGCGAGGCGAGAAGAGACgcggcgagacgagaattgaaatttgtatggcggcgcgcctcgcgcctcgccggtggaaaatcacttTCACAACCATCGCCGTCGCGTATCATGTATGCGactgacattccgttcctgacacggtcctattacggtcatgccATGATACGGTGTAGCGACTAGACATTAAAGATCAAAGCAAACATATCTAACTCTTGGTAGTCGTGTGAAACCAGTACAAACATAACGCAAGTACTTTGAAGCCAAGCCAAGTTTAATTACCAAGGCTTCGTGTTTTGATTTTTAACTAATGTCTTAGCGATGTCTCAAAAATATACAGTGAAACACGCAGGATCTAAGGGGGGGCAAACCGGGGCACTTGCCCCGGGCGGCAGTTTCGTGGGGGCGCCAAATCCTTGAGACAAGAAATGAAGAAGGAAAGACAAAAAATGCTACTCATTGGCGGTTTTAACAATTTTTCTCACACTGAAGAGAGGGGGCGCCACCATCAAGATTTTGGCCCGGTTCGAAAAAATCCTCGATCCGGGCCTAAACACGCGCACAAAATCTCAAGCAGGGATAAGAATTCAAATTGCGTAagctaaaaaaccggccaagagcgtgtcggacgtcCGTAGTcatgacgaaaaaattaagtaatatttttctaaggatttcgtattttatacggaatcttccaagttaaggtatattttatccctcaggctgctatttactcataaactactaataattctcaagcaaacttagccgttatagttttccttgaaagtttgatatacttaggtaggtactaccattctgatttttttcaaatttttccacccaccggtttaggttttagaggggggggggggggacgctcgattttaatgaaaatttgctctttaaagttgaatatttcgcaaacagatcactgaatcgaaaatcgtcttagcaggccccaatggttttgaaagacctatccaaagatactccacactatagggttagtcgagaaaaaaaacacccccctttacgtctatgggaggtaccctataattttttttttttacatttttaattgtaccattttgccggcatagtttacctatacatccgtgcaaaattacagctttctagcattgatagtccctgagcaaagccgcggacggacagacagacagacagacatggcgaatctataagggttccgtttttgccattttggctccggaaccctaaaaaaaatatacgcgtcgacttgagaacctcctccgtttttcttcgtcggttaaaaatgatgcGGGGATTTAGTTCCCCGTTACACTCAGGCGGTTATTGTAAGATTGTTGTGTAACTAGTCATAATGAACTGGTTTAGGTGTGGTGAGGGACGTAACGTGTCATtttagcttagacaagctctTGTTTACAGTGAACAAACAGAACAACTCAATTGTGAAATTAACTGCCAAATATATACCACTATGCAAATTATttagtcagtggcgtagctaccaaggggctaggcggggcagtgccccggggccctcaagctcagggggccctcgaaattctgctttatagctgatgataaagttgcttagcatttttaaagtatttgtatataataatgattttacttcaaaaaatcctaccagttttgatagcagtgggccccagttttttatttgccccagggccctaggttacctagctacgccactgtattTAGTAAATATAACCTTAAATATgcttaaatacttaaattctCCAAGTTACGAACTTTACGACCATCGTACAGAATCAGTTACTCGGGACTCAGGATGTCAaactattttattacttaccacAACACTAAAAGCAAGTAAAACAATCACTTCAAACATCTCTGTAGACGTGTGTTTGTCTCGTATTCCTTTTAACGAATGACTGACCTTACAACGTATGCAAACAGTTTATATGATTAGAGTGATTTAATGAACTCGTCCGACAATCGAGTTGAATCATTGCCGCAACAAATTGTCTATCAGTTTGATTTTCGGCGCACTTTGCGAATAGGGTTTGAACATTAATAGTTTTTATTGCCTAATATTTTCGGGttccatgtttttttatttatttgtttgtcaacaaaaaattacaacattacagttaaaacacgaatgcgctgtaaaatttaatttatacaaaaaattatagctacaaaaagacataaaatacacaaaaattacatacaaaaaaaacttagtaattagggattaattatttataatataaaggtATTCTCAgcacttttgcaggtggtaggaccttgtgcaaggtccgcccggattgctaccaccgtcttgctcgctaatcttgccgtgaagcagcagtgcttgcactgttgtgtttcggcgtggagagtaagacagccggtgaaattactggcacttgaggtatcccatcttgggcctctaggttggcaacgcatctgcaatccccctggtgttgcaagtgtatataggcggtggtgatctcttaccaccaggagagcctcttgctcgtttgccatccagtcaaataaaaaaactaaaagaagCACAGTAGCACAACCAATGACCAAAGTCggaaaaatcataattttttacgTCTGTGTTTATTAGTATCCATTAATAATgatcccacactgcgtacattttgcttaggagaaggGTTCACAATTGTTCTAAATGGCTGGCCATGTATGCCtcatgtgtttgtttgtttgtttgtcagacAAGCTATACAGGTACAaagctattaaaaaaacgtcatttttttttgttattctttgTGAACGCCCTACAGTTATCGCGTAAGCATAGGTCAAAGTGTGAACAGAACAATCCCAGCCAATAACGATGGTGAATTATTACAATTGTTGCTTTGTTGACAATCTTAGGGCGTTGACCACCTCGTTGACTAGCTGTTGTCTTCGATTTCGCTTACACCTCTCCGATTATGACGACCGGAGGCCAACTGGgtgagaatctgactacgaagcttgaggtcccgggttcgattcccagccggggcagatatttgtatgaataatcgtatgtttgttcttgggtcttagatgtttaatgtatttaagtatgtatttttctatataagtatgtttatccgttgcctagtatccatagtaacaagctttgcttagtttgggactaggtcaattggtgtcaagtgtcccttgatatttatttatttattttatctttcaAAGCTTTAACACACCTGCGTGCCTAATATTAAGTGTACAGTCAAACACCCTGAGACCCATTCTCAGTAAGATCCAATGCATCTATGATGCTTCGTACATGTCTGTCATGTCGAGTCGACAAGAATTGACCAGCTGATCCAGTCATGCAGATGGACTGGGGctcattctacattgtctctttccatattgttatcgtattgtctacgtggttgcagctcttattgacttgacagtaaaggcgatcgagtcgaaaacaattcgattgcaataggtataaacaaaaccaaattagaatgagtgagacccctggactctcggacatatggactatccgacattagggcattataacctttgaactttttgacaatggacaatgtgacacctggactctcggacatatggactatccgacattaaggcattataaccttcggactttttgaccatggacaatgtgacacctggactttctgacatttggacatgtatgcccctaaatgagtccctaactttttttgtgcgggaaatgtcccAGAGACTACCTGTTAGTCTGGGATGCGTGACGGGATAATAAGTTGTGCActtacattgcgaggctgtgGAAATTTCCTATGTGAATTTAAATCACACCCAGCCCACCCCTCGCCCCACTTCTTATAGGTTTCCCTgtacttaatatttaatatttaaaactactttttgtatcatcatcatcatctcgagCCTCTCTCAACCAatttggtgtaggcctccttcagctaTTTCCACGTCGCTCTATTCTGAGCCGTCTGCATCCAGTTACTGCCCGCAACTCTCCCGATGTCATCCCTCCAACGCATCTGAGGTCTTCCAATCGGTctttacttactttacttacggtactttttgtttattataagcAAAGTAGGTCATTTCCGAGATAATGCGATGGACAATATTTGCATATTTTCTCCAAAtgtctttattttaaaattgtaaaaaaaacatgaataaatagtttttaatggTATTCATGTAAAGTTTATTACCTTTTTAATGTAATGAATTTGTATTATtgcttttatttcttacttgtATAGAATCAATATTGTATTCTTTAGTCTCACAGTACTGTTATGTTATGATATAtattgagataaataaataaatatatatttaagattCTCACAGTGACCCCTTTCATTTGTTGtgtaaagcggcaattacactgcgtcgttcacctaatgcggtcgccgaatttgtttcaaactacttcggcgaacgaacgtcgtctttacattCTCCTGCGGCTTcagtctactgcggcggccatattaaggcggtggcagctgtcgctcgccgaatgcggccgactaccgtgttctttccACGTTCTTCACatttttgcggtcgccgcatgccgcatgcgcagtagacggacagactaatgtaaagtcgacgttcgttcgccgaagtagtatAGTTTGAAACatattaggtgaacgacgcagtgcaatgagggctatcgttttttgtctcactagatggcgcactgttgcgtgaggtttttaagtatggttttgaaagtctgatattatgggcgtgaaaacaaagtttagattaaaatcatatttaatacaccttaaaaccgtaccatataaatatcgagcatgccacagtgttgcatagtccctgttttgtgcggaaaaaagggaggacaaaggtttccgaaagacaaaactgtctcaaaacacagacattcattgccccgaacgcatatttgccataattaattccagatattgcaaaatattcataaaatatattctaattataaattaacccgcgtagctcacccaaaaaactatgagatttgacatttcggagacctcacgctacactagcgcctctagcggcgaattcattcgcgatagccctcattgccgctTCACACGACAtaagtttgaattttttattctacttcACCACCAAAAGTGACCCCTGGCTACgcttgaaattaatttattaatgctCCACGTTCGTTTTTCCTTGAATCACCGACTTACTTAGCTATGTGTAAAAGATCAGTGAAATTAAACACCTACTATGAAACACaaacttattaatttatatgcTAAGTTTATTGTAATTaccaatatattttatattgaaaaagttactttctgccaagtttcttgcggcgcattcttcttggcaatgatggtgttttcggaagcgctggtagtttaaaaaagtgacatgccAAAGAGCCCTCTGTGGCCTACTTGGGTGGTTAAGAAAAAAGTGtatcctttctttttttttaaattttgaaaaaaatatgttttttcctgtttataaaaaaataaaacgtttattctgtgtGTTTAAACGTCTGTTCTGCCGCAAAGCGCTCTTTTACACATGTCTCTTTTAATACCAGCGCTTCCGGAAAATATTTGGTATAGAAGAGCTAAACTCTACCTTTGGGCATCTTTTTGGAACTGTTTTTTAACCACATTTTGCGGACGAGTGAAGTCTTTTTAATACGATTTtactacttacttttttatacttactataTTTAACATAATTCGACATAATCATAAAtttcgttttgaaaaaaaaaattttgccaagtttcttgcggcgttATTCTTGGCAATGCAGGTTTTCCGAAGTCACTGGTATTATCTAAAAGAGAGTAAGAGAGCGTTTTACGACCCACTTATAAGTTATGTAcatacgttttgattttttgaataatttctAGGATTTTACATgaacaagaaaaaaacattctaaTGCATGactttatttcaataaactatttgcatagtttatttattttagggagACCAAACAAGTGTATACaatatgtacttataaaatagatacattCTTAAATTCACTTACTCCCTAACGAGCCCCCACTAAGAAATATGGTATAAGTGATTTATGTAGACTTACACTATACACTGCGTTACATTCAAGAtttcataaattttgttttactaataattttaatttaattttgtttattttttaattttattttgtttagttcACCCACAACCTAATCTAGCTTAGAGAGTAGACTCGCTTAAGCCTTGCATTGGTTACAGAGACCCGCTGGGTAGGGGGCGACGCAGCCCTTGGGGCAGATGGGGCAGTTGGCCACGAACTGGCGGGGGTATTCACACTCGGCGTCGTTCTTCCAGTAGGAGGGCTTCGCGCTCTGAGGGAACaaggtaaatatttattgaatcatgcgttactttgcggaggtccatatcaatgaactaaaataatttccagaggcgtctttacctatagtgcagggtgtgcgttgcacacgggcgcagcggtgttaggggcgccggccgcggcattttgtcacactttgtacctattccattttgaccgtgcgcttcctagatggcgctaaaataataattgcacacgggcgctccGCGTTACATAGGCTAAAGACCCCTCTTCACCCATGACCTTATgttagctaagtttatgcaagatatgtgtgttcatgcagttcctccaccaccaCACTTGGAGTTACTTATCTTGAGTTAGAAATCTAGTGGAATTGCTCACATAGcaaaatataagattttttttcttaaataactatGGGTTTCGAAACAAATGcaataaagtaacttaaaataaaaaaaatacttttaggtGTGTGAGGTTTTGAGTATATTGGTTAACgccttttatttttacaagtaaaGCTAATAAAGGCACGTTAATGTTAATATACTTAGCGGCTCAAAATTtagcccactctacatacaaaataacctatttCTGCATGCTTTTGATTTGAGGGtcagattttttgctgctcaatatggttaaataatttaagtttaagCTTACCTTGATGAACCTAGCCATGGAGCACTGGGCGAGGTCGTAGGTCGGGCAGTTAGTCTCGGTACCCAGGTTGGGCAGGTTACCGCCCAAGCACTCAGCCTAGAAGGATAAAGAAAAGTTCAAAAAAAACATGTtgatattttaacattttaaactttcgtgattctcactcatagtcaaaataccacaaacgggacttatcacgctattattgcacaagtaatatttacctcgacgtttcggcaacgttacagttgccgtggtcacgagtagactgaagtgtgaggtgtcaagtctgcctagcagcgcgagttcttcgaactacccgcacttgatcactaatagtgccggcactcgtatcacgaactacccgcacttggtctctttttattagtcaccctatcacaccgacacacatcactaacaacgtccgatcgtccctccgaacattcatcccgtcCCGACGctgacacttattaataacaggattccacgaagatgaaagcttatacccatcgtcccggttgaaattcttatggtttttttatttcaaccgcttcaagtaccattcttgagtaaaatggtcgattcccagcgctggtctctttttctggtttttctgtgcatccttgtctcagtttgtattttcgacaagtTCTACCTATTAGTCATGACGTCACGTTTAGActggacatatgatcatttttctttaattttatgttgtaatttgtatgttttttatttgtttgtaattatttagtttatgttctttaaaaaaatgtctttctgcctAGTTTTTTGCGGCCCATTCTTAGCAATGATGGACTTCCCGAAAGCGccggtaatttaaaaaaaatcacgtaaaacgttttgatttttctCATAATAAAATTGGGCAACGTACCTTTACAACAACTACTGCGTCAGCCCACAAAGGGTACTCCATGGCGACCTCGTCGAAATAAGCAGAGATCTTGGAGTAGTCGATCACTTTTTCTTCATTCATCCATCCCATCTTCTTGAATACGCAGTCGTTGTTCACGCACTAGGAAAGAGAGGAGAAATAATTTAGTGCTTAAAACAAGTGccagtcggactcgcgcatcgagGGTTTCGTTCAAAGGAGGTTTCAGAGGGTAAGTGTATATACGCAATCCCATAAATTTCAGTCCAAAAAGTATGTGATTGCGAATACTTACTGTTACAATGAAGGAAAACGACGACATTTCAGCTTGAGATGATATATTAGAATATATTAAGTATTACAAGCAAGTTGGGATTATTTTAGGTTACGGGACGAgcccactgcgtacgtttacccaAAGTGACTCTAAAGAGTTTATGTATTTACCTCAGACGGGTCGCTGCTGCACTGGTCGGCGATCTCCTTCTTGATAACCTTGGGGGCGTCGATGCATTTCAGGATCTGAGAAATtatacacatttatttatttgtcttttttaatacattgtgtcttaagggcggtaaataagaaattacgaacgagagtctattagaaccccgaagtcaaagactgagggaTTTAGTGAgttgatgttcgtaattccag
This window encodes:
- the LOC141436252 gene encoding uncharacterized protein, which gives rise to MFKLIAFVTFCAVLIQADPVPFKCGEFPWAILKCIDAPKVIKKEIADQCSSDPSECVNNDCVFKKMGWMNEEKVIDYSKISAYFDEVAMEYPLWADAVVVVKAECLGGNLPNLGTETNCPTYDLAQCSMARFIKSAKPSYWKNDAECEYPRQFVANCPICPKGCVAPYPAGLCNQCKA